In one Pempheris klunzingeri isolate RE-2024b chromosome 8, fPemKlu1.hap1, whole genome shotgun sequence genomic region, the following are encoded:
- the erfl3 gene encoding ETS domain-containing transcription factor ERF, with protein sequence MKTPGDSGYAFPDWAYKPESSPGSRQIQLWHFILELLRKEEYHDVIAWQGDYGEFVIKDPDEVARLWGARKCKPQMNYDKLSRALRYYYNKRILHKTKGKRFTYKFNFNKLVLVNYPFIDMGSTGSSVPQSAPPVPTSAGTHFRFPPSTPSEVLSPNEDLRSPGGMFSSVARRMARGSVSDCSDGTSVNSEIEEGNTGAGDERGERGVSGGGGGPGGGGGGYRSIIHPRLSHEALFRMYGGPGNPAGHPGSRGPTGHRIHPEPLSPFPVSPLPGPGGAGLLAPPLSPALSMTPTSHLPYTPSPTLSPMLGSHFSFNPEDMKRYLQAHTQSVYNYGLSPRAFLQYPNIIIPQPHRPAADKAGLAGERGERAERAATAGGGERGGDRHHHPPLAHSAHHHPHPPHSAHPHPHSHPIHHPLHLGEEPPHMSPFKFKLQPPPLGRKQRESQSQSKPRQSSMSSGSGSGSMSSTSGLGSSLSFGSDLSSASGSGLISASSSTQSLNSAGLPKIKVEPISDIESEEDVEVTDISDEDPDERDEEFELFSHRHSRASDPHHHHHHHHHHHLANGTAAPQHQPHPDEDLDEDVFKAPAPPPPGLMPFFTLQHTHSNTHRLLPILKSEPTEAGDSNTSPPQTGLVVPPQTKCIPLKLRFKRRWSEDQRMEASQEESDDKKVRPEEERERERQSNGRMEMEEDGTGSGEGDSPPPLVYEGSLATPLASQQRVSAELHRATAQLSLENKDC encoded by the exons GCTACGCCTTCCCAGACTGGGCTTACAAGCCTGAGTCGAGCCCCGGGTCCAGGCAGATCCAGCTGTGGCACTTCATCCTGGAGCTGCTCAGGAAAGAAGAGTATCATGACGTCATCGCCTGGCAGGGGGACTACGGCGAGTTTGTCATCAAGGACCCAGATGAAGTTGCCCGGCTTTGGGGGGCCAGGAAGTGTAAACCCCAAATGAACTACGATAAGCTGAGCAGGGCACTGAG ATACTACTACAACAAGAGGATTCTCCATAAGACTAAAGGCAAGAGGTTCACCTATAAGTTCAACTTCAATAAACTGGTTTTGGTCAACTACCCCTTCATCGACATGGGCTCCACTG GAAGCAGTGTTCCTCAGAGTGCCCCTCCTGTGCCCACCAGTGCAGGGACTCACTTCCGCTTCCCCCCTTCAACACCCTCAGAAGTCCTCTCCCCAAATGAGGACCTGCGTAGCCCCGGTGGCATGTTCAGCTCTGTAGCCCGACGAATGGCACGTGGGTCCGTCAGCGATTGCAGCGATGGCACCTCAGTTAACTCTGAGATTGAGGAGGGCAACACGGGAGCGGGAGacgagaggggagagagaggtgtgagtggaggtggaggaggacctggtggtggaggaggaggttacCGAAGTATCATCCATCCCCGTCTGTCTCACGAAGCCCTGTTCCGCATGTATGGAGGACCAGGTAACCCCGCTGGGCACCCAGGCTCACGTGGCCCCACAGGGCACCGGATCCACCCAGAGCCGCTGTCGCCCTTCCCCGTGTCCCCTCTGCCTGGGCCAGGAGGGGCTGGCCTCCTAGCCCCTCCTCTGTCCCCGGCACTCTCCATGACCCCAACATCTCACCTCCCCTACACTCCTTCACCCACCCTGTCACCCATGTTAGGCTCCCATTTCTCCTTCAACCCAGAGGACATGAAGCGCTACCTGCAGGCCCACACCCAGTCAGTGTACAATTACGGCCTCAGCCCCAGAGCTTTCCTCCAGTACCCCAACATCATCATCCCGCAGCCCCACCGGCCCGCCGCTGACAAGGCCGGTCTGGCCGGAGAGAGAGGCGAGAGAGCAGAACGAGCAGCGacagcagggggaggagagaggggaggagatcGGCACCACCATCCACCTCTGGCTCACTCCGCCCACCACCACCCACATCCACCTCACTCTGCCCACCCTCACCCCCATTCTCATCCCATACATCACCCCCTCCACCTGGGTGAGGAGCCTCCACACATGTCTCCCTTCAAGTTCAAGCTGCAGCCACCACCGCTGGgcaggaagcagagggagagtcAAAGCCAGAGTAAACCCAGGCAGAGCTCAATGTCCTCTGGCTCAGGATCTGGGTCCATGTCGTCTACATCTGGTCTGGGTTCATCGCTGTCGTTCGGCAGTGACCTGAGCTCAGCAAGTGGCTCAGGCctcatctctgcctcctcctcaacGCAGTCCCTAAACAGTGCAGGACTTCCAAAGATAAAG GTGGAGCCCATCTCTGATATTGAGTCAGAGGAAGACGTGGAGGTGACTGACATCAGTGATGAAGACCCagatgagagagatgaggagtTTGAGCTCTTTTCCCATCGCCACTCCAGAGCCTCTGAtccccaccaccatcatcaccaccaccaccaccaccaccttgcTAACGGCACAGCTGCTCCCCAACATCAACCCCATCCGGATGAGGACCTTGACGAGGACGTCTTCAAAGCCCCTGCTCCGCCTCCGCCTGGCCTCATGCCCTTCTTTACcttgcagcacacacactccaatACGCATCGCCTGCTGCCCATCCTCAAGAGTGAGCCCACCGAAGCAGGGGACAGTAACACATCCCCACCTCAGACGGGCTTGGTGGTACCTCCCCAGACAAAGTGCATCCCCCTCAAGCTGCGCTTCAAGAGGCGCTGGAGCGAAGACCAGCGCATGGAGGCTTCACAGGAGGAGTCAGACGACAAGAAAGTACgaccagaggaggagagagaaagagagaggcaaagtAATGGAcggatggagatggaggaggacggGACAGGCAGTGGAGAAGGGGACAGTCCTCCCCCACTGGTGTACGAGGGCTCTTTAGCCACGCCGTTGGCCTCACAGCAGAGGGTGAGCGCTGAGCTGCATCGTGCCACTGCACAGCTGTCTCTGGAGAACAAAGACTGCTGA